TTCAAATCTCTATCTCGAATGTACACAGAAACAGATCACATTCACCAAGTTGAAACTCTTAGACTAAATAACTATACCAATTGTGTTATATAAGCTAATATAAACACTGCTACTATCAATCTGAACATGACATAACTTTAACAACTGCATCTACAGAAGCCAACATGGTACAGTAAATTTCAATTCCAACACATTGGCATTCCATGAAGTTGAACTATATGCATAGAAGAGGAGTAGTGTACTATCTCTACTTCGCAAAAAAACTGGATATCCTTGCCTCCTATATGAACAAACCCCCTTACTATTTATGTATATAATAATCAGTAATGAAGTGTGTTAATCCCAGTGTACTCAAATTTGGGGGCATTTAATTCAATGAATAAAGTCTCTCACAAAACCTGTCAAAGTCTTCAAAGGTAAACCAATCTTTTTTCATCTGCAGCATGTCAATGTCAAACAAAACTGAATTAAAATGTATGTACGGATAATAACTTTCAAGAACAGGAAAAGAGATAACTTACGAAGTAAGGGTACCCGCCCATGCTAAAATTCTCAGGAGCACATCTCAAAAACAAGTTAATGAAATAAAGGACGAAGTTCCCACATTCATTACCGTCTCTTTGTTGAGGCACCTACAATAATTTGTATTTCAACAGTTGGTTATCTGGTTATGGTGGGATGAAAAATCATAAAAAGGGGTCAATTAACCTTGGGAACCAATAAAGGAATCTGATATATGAGATTCTTAGTCTCTGGCCTGTCCCATGCTTTATAAATGTCTACAACAAACCTGACAAAGAAGACAAAAGCTTGCAAATGTTAAATACTCAAACTGGACAAGAATATCTTATCAAAACAAACAGATATTGTTCAACAAAGACACACCTTCTTATGTCTGGTTCAAGGCGTCTTGGATTCACCATTTCAAGAGAATCCAGCAACAACATACACCGCGATCTAGTAGTTGACTGCAAGCTCTCACCaaaatggcagaagatcaaaaGACTCCAGTGACCCCTGCAATATTGGGATTTCAAGGAAGAATTCCATGGATTAACATTTGAATAATAAAAAAGGCATTTCAGCAATAAAGGAATTAAATGTATTTACCAGCAGACTATAGGAACAAAAACATATGCCTTTGAGAAAATATGTTCTTTTTTAATCCAAGTCAGCACCTTGTCTTTGGATGAAGCAGCCCTGTAAAGGCTAAACCATAAGCTGTCAAAGTATGCAAAGGGCTTCCTCTTATCTTCTGAGAAACTGTTCCATATTTTCCTGCCAGAAAATTTATCTTCAGAAACAAGGACGTAATTTTGATGTTGCTCACTTTCTACCATAAGTATCATATTAGGCTGTAACTTACACTAAGTTATTATCAAAGACTCCACTGTCTAGCTTGGGTCTAGGGAGAGCTTCTTCAGCCttgaattttttcttctttgttcgcGGTCGCCGGGGAATATCGCTCAGGTATGATGGCAATGATGAAATTACACTTCCTATCACATCTCTTACAGGCTTACCCTTCTTTCTTCGACGAGTATAAACAATTTTTGTTCCATGTTCTGAGTTAGTTTCTGTTTCTCCCTTCACATAAATCACTGACAAGAGACAAAAACAATGATAGAAAGAATCAACTTCTACTTTTGGTTCCCAATATATATCTCAACACCATACTACAGTTGTGAAAAACCATTATCCATGCAAAAGAGGTTAAGAGTTTGATTGTGAGTTGAGTTTTATAGGGGATTTAAGGGAAGCGAGAGGCTTATGAGAAGCCCTCCCATTGTTTGAGAGATtttaaggggggggggggg
This is a stretch of genomic DNA from Lotus japonicus ecotype B-129 chromosome 1, LjGifu_v1.2. It encodes these proteins:
- the LOC130729909 gene encoding probable ubiquitin-like-specific protease 2A produces the protein MRLRSASSLKTSKVANNEVIYVKGETETNSEHGTKIVYTRRRKKGKPVRDVIGSVISSLPSYLSDIPRRPRTKKKKFKAEEALPRPKLDSGVFDNNLVKIWNSFSEDKRKPFAYFDSLWFSLYRAASSKDKVLTWIKKEHIFSKAYVFVPIVCWGHWSLLIFCHFGESLQSTTRSRCMLLLDSLEMVNPRRLEPDIRRFVVDIYKAWDRPETKNLIYQIPLLVPKVPQQRDGNECGNFVLYFINLFLRCAPENFSMGGYPYFMKKDWFTFEDFDRFCERLYSLN